A region from the Salicibibacter cibarius genome encodes:
- a CDS encoding RNA polymerase sigma factor, with amino-acid sequence MGGEQYEKLFPDLRRFALSIARHEQEANDLIHEAWLRALKDEKVFELKHHQQKAWFFKVMKRLLIDERRKRKRYAPYEQTQHEQLFPSINAFQNIEMMELLGALSEEQSTIVFQKFWLGFSSEEIGRQLSLPASTVRSKLRSALIKLRKQIC; translated from the coding sequence ATGGGAGGAGAACAGTACGAAAAATTATTTCCCGACTTACGGCGTTTTGCCTTGAGTATCGCTCGGCATGAACAAGAAGCCAATGACCTGATTCATGAAGCATGGCTACGTGCATTAAAGGATGAAAAGGTGTTTGAGCTAAAGCATCATCAACAAAAAGCATGGTTCTTCAAAGTGATGAAACGCCTCTTGATTGATGAGCGTAGGAAACGTAAAAGATATGCACCATATGAACAAACACAACACGAGCAATTATTTCCAAGTATCAACGCATTTCAAAACATTGAAATGATGGAACTTCTTGGAGCATTGTCGGAGGAACAGAGCACAATTGTTTTTCAAAAGTTTTGGCTCGGATTTTCAAGTGAGGAAATCGGTAGGCAGCTGTCGTTACCTGCCTCAACGGTCAGATCAAAACTGCGATCGGCGCTGATAAAGTTACGAAAACAAATTTGCTAA